One genomic segment of Strix aluco isolate bStrAlu1 chromosome 9, bStrAlu1.hap1, whole genome shotgun sequence includes these proteins:
- the SLC33A1 gene encoding acetyl-coenzyme A transporter 1 isoform X1: MSPAIAAKEGGRQRRAGSQQHCLDVRSEAPPALALCGDGLPGGEAEALLPEAGARGARGCRAELGSILLLLVLYVLQGIPLGLAGSVPLILQSKSASYTDQAFFSFVFWPFSLKLLWAPLVDAVYLRGFGRRKSWLVPTQYVLGLFMIYMSTQVDMLLGDGEGRGPDVVALTVTFFLFEFLAATQDIAVDGWALTMLSRENVGYASTCNSVGQTAGYFLGNVLFLALESASFCNKYLRFQPQPRGIVTLSDFLFFWGAVFLITTTLVALLKKENKELTPTKEETKGITDTYRLLFSIIKMPAVLTFCLLILTAKVGFSAADAVTGLKLVEEGVPKEHLALLAVPMVPLQIILPLIISKYTAGPKPLNTFYKAMPFRLLLGLEFAFLVWWTPQVKHEGGFPVYYYVVVLLSYALHQITLYSMYVAIMAFNAKVSDPLIGGTYMTLLNTVSNLGGNWPSTVALWLVDPLTVKECAGAQEQTCATTVAAELCTKAGGSCVTTLDGYYVESVICVILGFGWWFRLGPQLKKLQDEGQSSWKCKRTN; the protein is encoded by the exons ATGTCGCCCGCGATCGCGGCTAAGGAGGGCggccggcagcgccgggccggcagccagcagcactgcctggacGTGAGGAGTGAGGCGCCGCCCGCCCTGGCGCTCTGCGGGGACGGGCTGCCGGGCGGTGAGGCCGAGGCGCTGCTGCCGgaggcgggggcgcggggggcgcgggggtgCCGGGCGGAGCTGGGCAgtatcctgctgctgctggtgctgtacGTGCTGCAGGGCATCCCGCTGGGGCTGGCGGGCAGCGTCCCCCTCATTCTGCAGAGCAAGAGCGCCAGCTACACTGACCAGGCCTTCTTCAGCTTCGTTTTCTGGCCCTTCAGCCTCAAGCTGCTCTGGGCCCCCTTGGTGGACGCCGTCTACCTGCGGGGTTTCGGCCGCCGCAAGTCCTGGCTGGTGCCCACGCAGTACGTCCTGGGGCTCTTCATGATCTACATGTCCACCCAGGTGGACATGCTGCTGGGCGACGGGGAGGGCCGGGGCCCCGACGTGGTGGCCCTCACTGTGACTTTCTTCCTCTTCGAGTTCCTGGCGGCAACGCAGGACATTGCGGTGGACGGCTGGGCCCTCACCATGTTGTCCAGGGAGAACGTGGGCTATGCCTCCACTTGCAACTCCGTGGGCCAGACAGCCGGCTACTTTCTGGGCAACGTTCTCTTCCTGGCCCTCGAGTCAGCCTCCTTCTGCAACAAGTACCTGCGGTTCCAGCCCCAGCCCCGAGGGATTGTTACCCTCTCAG atttCCTGTTTTTCTGGGGAGCTGTCTTTTTAATTACCACTACACTGGTTGCCCttttgaagaaggaaaacaaggaacTAACTCCAACAAAAGAGGAAACTAAAGGCATCACTGATACATACAGGCTGCTATTCTCAATAATCAAGATGCCGGCAGTTCTTACTTTCTGTCTCTTGATTCTCACAGCaaaa GTTGGATTTTCAGCAGCAGATGCTGTGACAGGACTCAAGTTGGTGGAAGAGGGAGTCCCGAAAGAGCACTTAGCTCTTCTGGCAGTTCCAATGGTTCCTTTACAGATAATATTGCCGCTGATTATCAGCAAATACACAGCAGGCCCCAAGCCACTGAACACGTTTTACAAAGCTATGCCCTtcag ACTACTGCTCGGTCTGGAATTTGCTTTTTTGGTGTGGTGGACTCCTCAAGTGAAACATGAAGGAGGATTTCCTGTTTACTACTATGTTGTAGTATTGTTGAGTTATGCTTTACACCAG ATCACGCTGTATAGCATGTATGTTGCAATAATGGCTTTCAATGCCAAAGTCAGCGATCCGCTGATTGGAGGGACCTACATGACGCTCCTAAATACCGTGTCAAATCTGGGAGGGAACTGGCCTTCCACCGTGGCACTCTGGCTTGTGGACCCGCTCACGGTGAAAGAGTGCGCGGGGGCCCAGGAACAGACCTGTGCAACTACAGTCGCTGCAGAA CTCTGCACAAAAGCTGGCGGTTCCTGTGTGACTACCCTGGATGGTTACTATGTGGAATCTGTCATCTGTGTCATTCTGGGATTTGGCTGGTGGTTCCGACTTGGGCCACAACTTAAAAAGCTGCAGGACGAAGGACAGTCTTCCTGGAAGTGCAAGAGGACCAATTGA
- the SLC33A1 gene encoding acetyl-coenzyme A transporter 1 isoform X2, with amino-acid sequence MSPAIAAKEGGRQRRAGSQQHCLDVRSEAPPALALCGDGLPGGEAEALLPEAGARGARGCRAELGSILLLLVLYVLQGIPLGLAGSVPLILQSKSASYTDQAFFSFVFWPFSLKLLWAPLVDAVYLRGFGRRKSWLVPTQYVLGLFMIYMSTQVDMLLGDGEGRGPDVVALTVTFFLFEFLAATQDIAVDGWALTMLSRENVGYASTCNSVGQTAGYFLGNVLFLALESASFCNKYLRFQPQPRGIVTLSGWIFSSRCCDRTQVGGRGSPERALSSSGSSNGSFTDNIAADYQQIHSRPQATEHVLQSYALQITLYSMYVAIMAFNAKVSDPLIGGTYMTLLNTVSNLGGNWPSTVALWLVDPLTVKECAGAQEQTCATTVAAELCTKAGGSCVTTLDGYYVESVICVILGFGWWFRLGPQLKKLQDEGQSSWKCKRTN; translated from the exons ATGTCGCCCGCGATCGCGGCTAAGGAGGGCggccggcagcgccgggccggcagccagcagcactgcctggacGTGAGGAGTGAGGCGCCGCCCGCCCTGGCGCTCTGCGGGGACGGGCTGCCGGGCGGTGAGGCCGAGGCGCTGCTGCCGgaggcgggggcgcggggggcgcgggggtgCCGGGCGGAGCTGGGCAgtatcctgctgctgctggtgctgtacGTGCTGCAGGGCATCCCGCTGGGGCTGGCGGGCAGCGTCCCCCTCATTCTGCAGAGCAAGAGCGCCAGCTACACTGACCAGGCCTTCTTCAGCTTCGTTTTCTGGCCCTTCAGCCTCAAGCTGCTCTGGGCCCCCTTGGTGGACGCCGTCTACCTGCGGGGTTTCGGCCGCCGCAAGTCCTGGCTGGTGCCCACGCAGTACGTCCTGGGGCTCTTCATGATCTACATGTCCACCCAGGTGGACATGCTGCTGGGCGACGGGGAGGGCCGGGGCCCCGACGTGGTGGCCCTCACTGTGACTTTCTTCCTCTTCGAGTTCCTGGCGGCAACGCAGGACATTGCGGTGGACGGCTGGGCCCTCACCATGTTGTCCAGGGAGAACGTGGGCTATGCCTCCACTTGCAACTCCGTGGGCCAGACAGCCGGCTACTTTCTGGGCAACGTTCTCTTCCTGGCCCTCGAGTCAGCCTCCTTCTGCAACAAGTACCTGCGGTTCCAGCCCCAGCCCCGAGGGATTGTTACCCTCTCAG GTTGGATTTTCAGCAGCAGATGCTGTGACAGGACTCAAGTTGGTGGAAGAGGGAGTCCCGAAAGAGCACTTAGCTCTTCTGGCAGTTCCAATGGTTCCTTTACAGATAATATTGCCGCTGATTATCAGCAAATACACAGCAGGCCCCAAGCCACTGAACACGTTTTACAAAGCTATGCCCTtcag ATCACGCTGTATAGCATGTATGTTGCAATAATGGCTTTCAATGCCAAAGTCAGCGATCCGCTGATTGGAGGGACCTACATGACGCTCCTAAATACCGTGTCAAATCTGGGAGGGAACTGGCCTTCCACCGTGGCACTCTGGCTTGTGGACCCGCTCACGGTGAAAGAGTGCGCGGGGGCCCAGGAACAGACCTGTGCAACTACAGTCGCTGCAGAA CTCTGCACAAAAGCTGGCGGTTCCTGTGTGACTACCCTGGATGGTTACTATGTGGAATCTGTCATCTGTGTCATTCTGGGATTTGGCTGGTGGTTCCGACTTGGGCCACAACTTAAAAAGCTGCAGGACGAAGGACAGTCTTCCTGGAAGTGCAAGAGGACCAATTGA